The following are from one region of the Fibrobacter sp. UWR3 genome:
- a CDS encoding thymidylate synthase, translating into MQQYLDLLRDILENGVDRSDRTGTGTRSVFGRQCRYDLSQGFPCLTTKKLHLRSIIHELLWFLKGDTNIKYLHDNKVTIWDEWADENGDLGPVYGHQWRSWPTPDGGHIDQIQNLINSLKNNPDSRRHLVCAWNVAEVDKMALPPCHCLFQFYVGGVGKSGKRKLSCQLYQRSADTFLGVPFNIASYALLTLMLAQVCDYEPGEFIHTLGDTHLYSNHFEQAREQLTRTPRKLPTMKLNPEIKDLFEFKFEDFELVDYDPWPTIKAPIAV; encoded by the coding sequence ATGCAGCAATACTTAGACTTACTCAGAGATATTCTTGAAAATGGCGTGGACCGTTCCGACCGTACGGGTACGGGCACGCGCTCCGTGTTTGGCCGCCAGTGCCGTTACGACCTTTCGCAGGGGTTCCCTTGCCTTACCACAAAGAAATTGCACCTGCGCTCGATTATTCATGAGCTGCTGTGGTTCTTGAAGGGCGACACGAACATCAAGTACCTGCACGACAACAAGGTGACCATCTGGGACGAGTGGGCCGATGAGAACGGTGACCTGGGCCCGGTTTACGGCCACCAGTGGCGCAGCTGGCCGACCCCCGATGGCGGGCACATCGACCAGATCCAGAACCTGATCAACAGCCTCAAGAACAATCCCGATTCGCGCCGCCACCTGGTGTGTGCATGGAATGTGGCCGAAGTCGACAAGATGGCCCTGCCGCCTTGCCACTGCCTGTTCCAGTTCTACGTGGGTGGGGTAGGCAAGTCCGGCAAGCGCAAACTCAGTTGCCAGCTTTACCAGCGCAGTGCCGATACGTTCCTCGGCGTGCCCTTCAATATCGCGTCGTACGCGCTCTTGACGCTTATGCTCGCGCAGGTATGCGACTACGAGCCGGGTGAATTTATCCATACTCTCGGCGATACGCACCTGTACTCCAACCACTTCGAGCAGGCCCGCGAGCAGTTGACCCGCACGCCGCGCAAGCTCCCTACCATGAAACTCAATCCCGAAATCAAGGACCTTTTCGAATTCAAGTTCGAGGACTTTGAGCTCGTGGATTATGACCCGTGGCCGACCATTAAGGCCCCGATTGCAGTTTAA
- the radC gene encoding DNA repair protein RadC, translated as MENGLIETEILPREKLQQCGATALSNEELIALILGSGTRESSVFELSRHVSDYLSSATSIPTVENLRHIRGLGTVKATQILACLELSSRYILTSRAVSVIAPEDLLSRLAGLKFEQQEHFVVVTLNSANYVINVHDVTSGLVNQAPIAPREAFAKAIEDRAVSVVLAHNHPSGSTEPSEQDFAITRLLCAAGKVLQIPVIDHIIVGRGGYTSMCRLDPDMFEKGVRHANIDSLAV; from the coding sequence ATGGAAAACGGACTAATCGAAACCGAAATTCTCCCGCGCGAAAAGCTCCAGCAATGCGGGGCGACGGCACTCTCGAACGAGGAACTCATCGCGCTCATTCTCGGCAGCGGCACGCGCGAAAGCAGCGTGTTCGAACTTTCGCGGCATGTTTCGGACTACCTTTCTTCGGCAACATCCATCCCGACGGTCGAGAACCTGCGCCATATCCGCGGGCTCGGTACGGTAAAGGCGACCCAGATTCTTGCGTGTCTCGAACTTTCGAGCCGGTATATCCTCACGTCGCGTGCGGTTTCTGTCATTGCGCCCGAAGACCTGCTCTCGCGCCTTGCGGGTCTCAAGTTCGAGCAGCAGGAGCATTTCGTGGTGGTGACGCTCAATTCGGCGAATTACGTGATAAACGTGCACGATGTCACCTCGGGGCTCGTGAACCAGGCCCCCATTGCCCCGCGGGAGGCTTTCGCGAAGGCCATCGAGGACCGCGCCGTATCTGTCGTGCTTGCTCACAACCATCCCTCGGGTTCCACCGAACCTTCCGAACAGGACTTCGCGATAACCCGCTTGCTGTGTGCGGCGGGGAAGGTGCTCCAGATTCCCGTAATCGACCACATCATCGTGGGCAGGGGCGGCTACACCAGCATGTGCAGGCTCGATCCGGATATGTTCGAGAAGGGCGTGCGGCACGCGAATATCGATTCTTTGGCGGTCTAG
- a CDS encoding OmpA family protein, translated as MKRVVAGLALAMAVQAFADHPQTINKTGFVGVNKTQSAQSLGHSKLSFYGLMDATTDVQNIAPEGVRERYTGMYLPADQNNGMQYGLEYNTLMRQGMVEDYVALGAQVGFGIGIWHYFDLGVGIPVYYDKFTVNNTGCPYDPYVGPKNEVGPDGQPMVCQQGQISGTNIGYIGNLKADLKIRLPLPEDQPVDIAFFGEGNFGTSNPEKDGLWIREAEFINKGEPTDGGGSAQAYGVRSTIAKGGVALTLDFDKIDAVPFLIHVNGGYVYSTNKNYLSYPYMTAAAEIYFMDFLSLFAEYYMMFQLDEYRDAVKLDVKDLTGAIVFHLPIGLDLHLGGSYSLGSTDIEKYTTVRAMENNNRTLEYKTTINPKYKVYGGITWSGFLLPQDRDGDGVTDDEDNCPDDFGHRLNKGCPLGNPDVDEDGVCDAWVSEKGFGSEFQDVCEGIDACPNEQGEGEDGCPLDEPDPDGDHVCDAWVSKKKLQKKFKDVCEGIDSCPTEKGTVANKGCPEDNPDPDSDGMCSPWVTDKNKLGDYANVCKGYDMCPGEAGSKANKGCPWDDPDSDGDGLCDEWVTQKKMGFYFEKAAEDDKIKNEWFIEKTCKGIDKCPTEFGPATNEGCPLGDPDTDKDGICDEWVTQKNMLDQYDGICTGIDKCPTEPGEAWANGCPMDNPDIDGDSLCADWVAEKNMQEQFKDICHGIDKCPTENGPAWNKGCPAEDPDSDKDSVCDAWVSKQKMTEQFKDVCTGIDRCPDESGPAWNKGCPAENPDSDGDSLCDAWVGKQKMFDQFKDVCHGTDRCPDEAGPEWNKGCPMDDDPDADKDGVCSEWVSTKKLLKQFEGVCTGLDRCPDVAGDDGHGCPKKAVEKLTGVTFKPGKATLESNAKSILKAVAKKLNEDDSYKELKIVIQGHTDNKGKDKTNQKLSEKRAKEVMKTLIKYGVKKNRIKAVGLGASCPVEDNSTEDGREMNRRIEMHFATPENDGTKCESEFQQ; from the coding sequence ATGAAGAGAGTAGTAGCAGGATTGGCGCTTGCAATGGCCGTGCAGGCTTTTGCAGACCATCCGCAGACAATCAACAAGACAGGTTTTGTTGGTGTCAACAAGACTCAGTCCGCCCAGTCGCTCGGGCATTCCAAGTTGTCGTTCTACGGCTTGATGGATGCCACGACTGATGTGCAAAATATAGCCCCAGAAGGTGTTCGTGAAAGGTATACGGGTATGTATTTGCCGGCAGACCAGAACAACGGTATGCAGTATGGCCTCGAATATAACACCCTCATGCGTCAGGGCATGGTCGAAGACTATGTCGCCCTGGGCGCGCAGGTCGGTTTCGGTATCGGTATATGGCATTACTTTGACTTGGGTGTCGGCATCCCGGTCTACTACGACAAGTTTACCGTGAACAATACGGGCTGTCCGTACGATCCGTATGTTGGACCCAAGAATGAAGTTGGTCCGGATGGCCAGCCGATGGTTTGCCAGCAGGGCCAGATTTCCGGTACCAATATCGGATACATCGGCAACCTCAAGGCCGACTTGAAGATTAGGCTTCCGCTCCCCGAAGACCAGCCGGTCGACATCGCGTTCTTCGGCGAAGGCAACTTTGGTACGTCTAACCCTGAAAAGGACGGTCTCTGGATTCGTGAGGCCGAATTCATCAACAAGGGTGAACCGACTGATGGTGGCGGATCCGCCCAGGCTTACGGCGTGCGCTCTACCATCGCGAAGGGCGGTGTTGCCTTGACCCTCGACTTCGACAAGATTGACGCGGTCCCGTTCCTCATCCACGTGAACGGCGGTTACGTCTACTCGACGAACAAGAACTACCTCTCGTACCCGTACATGACTGCGGCTGCTGAAATCTACTTCATGGATTTCCTCTCGCTCTTTGCGGAATACTACATGATGTTCCAGCTGGATGAATACCGCGATGCCGTGAAGCTCGACGTGAAGGACCTGACTGGCGCAATCGTGTTCCACCTCCCGATTGGTCTTGACCTCCACCTGGGTGGTTCCTACTCCCTGGGTAGCACCGACATCGAAAAGTACACGACTGTCCGTGCCATGGAAAACAACAACCGCACCCTCGAGTACAAGACGACGATCAATCCGAAGTACAAGGTCTACGGCGGTATCACGTGGAGCGGATTCCTGCTCCCGCAGGACCGCGACGGCGATGGCGTGACGGATGATGAAGATAACTGCCCCGACGACTTTGGTCATCGCCTCAACAAGGGCTGCCCGCTCGGCAATCCTGACGTTGACGAAGATGGCGTTTGCGATGCTTGGGTTTCCGAGAAGGGCTTCGGATCTGAATTCCAGGATGTGTGCGAAGGCATCGACGCTTGCCCGAACGAACAGGGCGAAGGCGAAGATGGCTGCCCGCTCGACGAACCGGACCCGGATGGCGACCATGTGTGCGACGCCTGGGTATCTAAGAAGAAACTCCAGAAGAAGTTCAAGGACGTTTGCGAAGGCATCGATAGCTGCCCGACTGAAAAGGGTACTGTTGCCAACAAGGGCTGCCCCGAAGACAATCCGGACCCGGATTCTGACGGTATGTGCTCTCCGTGGGTGACCGACAAGAATAAGCTTGGCGATTACGCGAACGTCTGTAAGGGTTACGATATGTGTCCGGGCGAAGCCGGTTCTAAGGCCAATAAGGGTTGTCCGTGGGATGATCCGGATAGCGACGGCGACGGCCTCTGTGACGAATGGGTGACCCAGAAGAAGATGGGCTTCTACTTCGAGAAGGCTGCCGAAGACGACAAGATTAAGAACGAATGGTTCATCGAGAAGACCTGTAAGGGTATCGACAAGTGCCCGACCGAATTCGGCCCGGCCACCAACGAAGGTTGCCCGCTTGGCGACCCCGATACCGACAAGGACGGCATCTGTGATGAATGGGTGACGCAGAAGAACATGCTCGACCAGTACGACGGCATCTGCACTGGCATTGACAAGTGCCCGACCGAACCTGGTGAAGCATGGGCCAACGGCTGCCCGATGGACAACCCGGATATTGACGGTGACAGCCTCTGTGCCGACTGGGTTGCCGAGAAGAACATGCAGGAACAGTTCAAGGATATCTGCCACGGCATCGACAAGTGCCCGACCGAAAATGGCCCGGCCTGGAACAAGGGTTGCCCGGCCGAAGATCCGGATAGCGATAAGGACAGCGTCTGCGATGCCTGGGTCTCCAAGCAGAAGATGACTGAACAGTTCAAGGATGTTTGTACCGGCATCGACCGTTGCCCGGATGAAAGCGGCCCGGCCTGGAACAAGGGCTGCCCGGCTGAAAATCCGGATTCCGACGGCGACAGCCTGTGCGACGCCTGGGTTGGCAAGCAGAAGATGTTCGACCAGTTCAAGGATGTCTGCCACGGTACTGACCGTTGCCCGGACGAAGCCGGTCCTGAATGGAACAAGGGTTGCCCGATGGACGACGATCCGGATGCCGATAAGGATGGCGTCTGCTCTGAATGGGTGTCCACCAAGAAGCTCCTCAAGCAGTTCGAAGGCGTCTGCACTGGCCTCGACCGTTGCCCGGATGTTGCGGGTGATGACGGCCACGGCTGCCCGAAGAAGGCTGTCGAGAAGCTCACCGGCGTGACCTTCAAGCCGGGTAAGGCAACGCTCGAATCCAACGCCAAGAGCATCCTCAAGGCTGTTGCGAAGAAGCTGAACGAAGATGATAGCTACAAGGAACTGAAGATTGTTATCCAGGGCCACACCGACAACAAGGGTAAGGACAAGACTAACCAGAAGCTCTCTGAAAAGCGTGCTAAGGAAGTCATGAAGACCCTCATCAAGTACGGCGTGAAGAAGAACCGCATCAAGGCCGTGGGTCTCGGTGCAAGCTGCCCGGTTGAGGACAACAGCACCGAAGACGGTCGCGAAATGAACCGCCGTATCGAAATGCACTTCGCTACGCCGGAGAACGACGGTACCAAGTGTGAGTCCGAGTTCCAGCAATAG
- a CDS encoding OmpA family protein, with amino-acid sequence MRLRREEGSNPWMAYTDLGIALVSLFILAFVAMATLKEQKAEDLTRTEEEVLSCQEEMRKIAAERNALLAKSLQTSIEAGLIALEDGKIQIQASFLFPTNGAKLTTEGEGVIKGISKGLLDALDTGDVIMVSGFTDDIPFSGSTTYTNWNLSTERAVNVVKMLIKEGFPSDRIFAAGFGEFQPKYPNDTEEHRRLNRRVEIGVTPLRLEKH; translated from the coding sequence ATGCGCTTACGTCGCGAAGAAGGCAGCAATCCCTGGATGGCCTATACCGACTTGGGCATCGCGCTCGTGTCGCTGTTCATCCTTGCGTTTGTCGCCATGGCTACCCTCAAGGAGCAGAAGGCGGAAGACCTTACCCGCACCGAGGAAGAGGTATTGAGCTGCCAGGAAGAAATGCGCAAGATTGCCGCCGAACGCAATGCGCTTTTGGCGAAGAGCCTGCAGACCTCTATCGAGGCGGGCCTTATCGCGCTCGAAGACGGCAAGATTCAGATTCAGGCATCGTTCCTTTTCCCGACAAACGGCGCTAAGCTCACTACGGAAGGCGAGGGTGTTATCAAGGGAATCAGCAAGGGCCTGCTCGACGCGCTCGATACGGGCGACGTGATTATGGTGAGCGGCTTTACCGACGATATCCCGTTCAGCGGGTCTACCACCTACACGAACTGGAACCTTTCTACCGAACGTGCCGTGAACGTGGTGAAGATGCTTATCAAGGAAGGGTTCCCTTCCGACCGTATATTTGCAGCGGGTTTCGGCGAATTCCAGCCCAAGTACCCGAACGATACCGAAGAACACCGCCGCCTCAACCGTCGCGTAGAAATTGGCGTTACTCCGCTTAGACTGGAGAAGCATTGA
- the ilvN gene encoding acetolactate synthase small subunit, whose amino-acid sequence MKDIAHSISLLVANRPGVLVRIALVFSRRGYNIDSLVVSPTLDPNFSRMNIIAHGNPEILMQIIKQLEKLVDVVQAKDHTGTDAVEKELALIKVRCTPDQRTEILQLCDHFHANTVDMTATSMIIQITGNSQKVDTLKSLLQKFEIVEYIRTGKVIMLRGEDKT is encoded by the coding sequence ATGAAAGACATTGCACATTCTATTAGTTTGTTGGTTGCGAACCGCCCGGGCGTGCTCGTGCGTATCGCCCTCGTGTTCTCCCGCCGTGGCTACAACATCGACTCCCTCGTTGTCTCCCCCACGCTCGACCCGAACTTCAGCCGCATGAACATCATCGCCCACGGCAATCCCGAAATCTTGATGCAGATCATCAAGCAGCTCGAGAAACTCGTGGACGTGGTGCAGGCGAAGGACCATACCGGCACGGACGCCGTAGAGAAGGAACTCGCGCTCATCAAGGTGCGTTGCACTCCCGACCAGCGTACGGAAATCCTGCAGCTGTGCGACCACTTCCACGCGAATACCGTGGACATGACTGCCACCTCGATGATCATCCAGATTACGGGCAACAGCCAGAAAGTCGACACGCTCAAGAGCCTCTTGCAGAAGTTCGAAATCGTCGAGTACATCCGCACGGGCAAGGTCATCATGCTCCGCGGTGAAGACAAGACGTAA
- a CDS encoding diphosphate--fructose-6-phosphate 1-phosphotransferase — protein sequence MADNLSVLGKARKAYQPKLPAALRDGALKVSLNKGKATESVRDQAKIKALFPNTYGAPYIGMKKATKAAAGKALNVGVVLSGGQAPGGHNVIAGIFDGIKSISKNSKLLGFLGGPSGLENGKFIVINEKIMDAYRNTGGFDIIQSGRTKLETEEQFKKCMAVAKAQKLDAIVIIGGDDSNTNAAVLGEYFQANGASCVVCGCPKTIDGDLKNEYIETSFGFDTAVKTYSELIGNIMRDANSAQKYWHFIKLMGRSASHIALEAALQTHPNICLISEEVKAKKMKLKQVIKYVADIVAARAADGKNFGVCLIPEGLLEFIPDVGVLISELSEALAHHEKEVEGLDTAAKVELLCKWISKASAEVLKSLPSTTQGQLMLDRDSHGNVQVSLIETEKLVIEMVKKELKSRKNFKGKFSALNHFFGYEGRCAAPSNFDADYCYSLGFTASVLAFNKMNGYMSSVRDLTKGIEKWTAGGIPITMMMNIERRHGADKPVIQKALVELDGAPFKFFAKNREVWAKTESYTYPGPIQYWGPSEVCDVTNFTIKLERGALKVK from the coding sequence ATGGCTGACAATCTGTCCGTCCTCGGCAAGGCCCGCAAGGCCTACCAGCCGAAACTCCCCGCCGCTCTCCGTGACGGCGCTCTCAAGGTCTCCCTCAACAAGGGTAAGGCTACCGAATCCGTGCGCGACCAGGCCAAGATCAAGGCTCTGTTCCCGAACACCTACGGCGCTCCGTACATCGGCATGAAGAAGGCTACCAAGGCCGCTGCCGGTAAGGCTCTCAACGTGGGCGTGGTGCTCTCCGGTGGCCAGGCTCCTGGTGGACACAACGTGATCGCGGGTATCTTCGACGGTATCAAGAGCATCAGCAAGAATTCCAAGCTCCTCGGCTTCCTCGGCGGCCCCTCCGGCCTCGAGAACGGCAAGTTCATCGTGATCAACGAAAAGATCATGGACGCTTACCGCAACACTGGTGGATTCGACATCATCCAGTCCGGCCGTACCAAGCTCGAAACTGAAGAACAGTTCAAGAAGTGCATGGCTGTGGCCAAGGCCCAGAAGCTCGACGCTATCGTGATCATCGGTGGTGACGACTCCAACACCAACGCTGCTGTTCTCGGTGAATACTTCCAGGCCAACGGCGCAAGCTGCGTGGTTTGCGGCTGCCCGAAGACCATCGACGGCGACCTCAAGAACGAATACATCGAAACCTCCTTCGGTTTCGACACTGCCGTCAAGACCTATTCCGAACTCATCGGCAACATCATGCGCGATGCCAACTCCGCTCAGAAGTACTGGCACTTCATCAAGCTCATGGGCCGTAGCGCTTCTCACATTGCTCTCGAAGCCGCTCTCCAGACCCACCCGAACATCTGCCTGATTTCTGAAGAAGTCAAGGCCAAGAAGATGAAGCTCAAGCAGGTCATCAAGTACGTTGCAGACATCGTCGCTGCCCGTGCTGCTGACGGCAAGAACTTCGGCGTCTGCCTGATTCCGGAAGGCCTCCTCGAATTCATCCCGGATGTGGGCGTGCTCATTTCCGAACTCTCCGAAGCCCTCGCCCACCACGAAAAGGAAGTCGAAGGCCTCGACACCGCCGCCAAGGTGGAACTGCTCTGCAAGTGGATTTCCAAGGCTTCTGCCGAAGTCCTCAAGAGCCTCCCCTCCACCACTCAGGGCCAGCTGATGCTCGACCGCGACAGCCACGGCAACGTGCAGGTTTCCCTCATCGAAACCGAAAAGCTCGTCATCGAAATGGTGAAGAAGGAACTCAAGAGCCGCAAGAACTTCAAGGGCAAGTTCAGCGCCCTCAACCACTTCTTCGGTTACGAAGGCCGCTGCGCCGCTCCGTCGAACTTCGACGCCGACTACTGCTACAGCCTCGGCTTCACCGCCTCCGTGCTCGCCTTCAACAAGATGAACGGCTACATGAGCTCTGTGCGCGACCTCACGAAGGGCATCGAAAAGTGGACTGCCGGTGGCATTCCTATCACCATGATGATGAACATCGAACGTCGTCACGGTGCCGACAAGCCGGTGATCCAGAAGGCTCTCGTGGAACTCGACGGTGCTCCGTTCAAGTTCTTCGCCAAGAACCGTGAAGTCTGGGCCAAGACTGAAAGCTACACCTACCCGGGTCCGATCCAGTACTGGGGTCCGTCTGAGGTTTGTGATGTTACCAACTTCACGATTAAGTTGGAACGCGGCGCTTTGAAAGTCAAGTAA
- a CDS encoding MgtC/SapB family protein — MLDFNVFYRLAAAIGIGLIIGLQREHTYSDQSDRHPAGVRSFTLVGLAGAMTALLSGEMGGVAPFVTGFVIIGMLLVASHISFAIAHKPQEGRPLVGSDGVTTSVAVLVVYLLGALSMYGRLLESCVVVVVMLWVLSAKEQLHAFAQKLSKEDILAAVKFAVISLLILPFLPNQAYGPPGLEVLNPHTIWLFVVFISGIGFVGYVLIKLVGPGKGIWLTGLLGGLASSTALTLNLAGRSRENEGYAPDFTLGIVLSWAVMYVRLYLICVFLSASLARPLALPLLLPAVPALGYAAYLKFKAARDHRENAAGFSNPFKLLPAIKFGVVFTCVMFVANAARVYLGAGALLACSFIGGAAEMDAVAFSVIDMNLKAGLPVRELVLALMLASIANTLTKGGLVLFLGAKSMRKPIALAVALISVVTLGLIGLYI, encoded by the coding sequence ATGCTGGATTTTAACGTGTTTTACCGCTTGGCGGCTGCAATCGGTATCGGGCTGATTATCGGCCTGCAGCGCGAGCATACGTATTCGGACCAGTCGGATAGGCACCCGGCGGGTGTTCGCTCGTTTACGCTCGTAGGCCTTGCGGGTGCGATGACGGCGCTCCTTTCGGGAGAAATGGGCGGAGTGGCTCCGTTCGTGACCGGCTTTGTCATCATCGGAATGTTGCTTGTCGCGTCGCACATATCGTTTGCCATCGCGCACAAGCCGCAGGAGGGCCGCCCTTTGGTGGGGAGTGACGGTGTCACTACGAGTGTCGCTGTGCTGGTCGTGTACCTGCTGGGGGCGCTCTCGATGTACGGTAGGCTTCTCGAATCTTGCGTCGTTGTGGTCGTGATGCTCTGGGTGCTTTCGGCGAAGGAGCAATTGCACGCGTTCGCGCAGAAACTCTCGAAAGAAGATATCCTTGCGGCGGTGAAGTTTGCGGTAATATCGCTGTTGATTCTGCCGTTCTTGCCGAACCAGGCGTATGGCCCGCCGGGGCTCGAGGTGCTGAACCCGCACACGATATGGCTCTTCGTGGTGTTTATTTCGGGCATCGGCTTTGTGGGCTACGTGCTGATAAAGCTTGTTGGCCCGGGGAAGGGAATCTGGCTGACCGGCCTCCTGGGCGGGCTTGCTAGCAGTACCGCCCTCACGCTAAACCTGGCGGGCCGCAGTCGCGAAAACGAGGGCTATGCGCCCGATTTTACGCTCGGGATTGTGCTCAGCTGGGCGGTGATGTACGTGCGGCTCTACCTGATTTGCGTGTTCCTGAGTGCATCGCTTGCGCGCCCGCTCGCGCTGCCGCTCCTGTTGCCCGCGGTCCCTGCGCTAGGGTACGCCGCGTACCTCAAGTTCAAGGCGGCGCGCGACCACAGGGAGAACGCCGCTGGATTTTCGAACCCGTTCAAGCTGTTGCCCGCAATAAAGTTCGGCGTGGTGTTTACCTGCGTGATGTTTGTCGCGAACGCCGCCCGCGTGTATCTGGGTGCGGGGGCGCTCCTGGCGTGCAGTTTCATTGGTGGTGCCGCCGAGATGGATGCGGTTGCGTTTTCTGTGATAGACATGAACCTGAAGGCGGGGCTCCCGGTGCGCGAACTCGTGCTTGCGCTGATGCTTGCGAGTATCGCGAATACGCTGACCAAGGGCGGCCTGGTGCTTTTCCTCGGGGCGAAATCCATGCGCAAGCCTATCGCGCTGGCGGTCGCGCTCATTAGCGTGGTGACCCTCGGACTAATTGGTTTGTATATATGA
- the ilvB gene encoding biosynthetic-type acetolactate synthase large subunit: MANKVLNGAEVIIECLKREGIDTIFGYPGGSAIPMFDAILDSNIKVVLSRHEQGATHMADGYARQTGKVGVALVTSGPGATNTFTGIYTALMDSSPIVVLAAQTTTPNLGKDAFQECDTSGMTFAAVKHSYLVKDSNDLPRVMKEAFHIARTGRPGPVLIDLPKDVTAGACTAPFTDQMDLPGYKIPTYASAESVEKAAEFLRKSKKPLLLVGHGAMISGASRQVRELAEKIGAPVCCTMLGLGVFPVDHELSLGMLGMHGTVYANKAVLDCDLILSIGSRWDDRITGKLDEFCKNAVKMHIDIDPAEEGKVLQPDVFMCGDAKLVLEQLLPMVNRLDTAEWIKTCQTWKKRFPLTYAKQGGLRMQHVIATASELTGGKAIVTTDVGQHQMWVAQFFHINYPRQLHSSGGAGTMGFGFPAAIGAAFGNETGWPVLSFSGDGGFQMTEAELATAAIHKLPIKIFVMDNKYLGMVRQWQELFYDHRYSSVDMMGNPDFVKLAEAYGIPGLRIKRPADAERVIQKALSYNDGPILIHCECEKEDNVFPMIPAGAPLTAMLTEAPKAKLEKPTGST, encoded by the coding sequence ATGGCAAACAAGGTCTTGAATGGTGCCGAAGTGATTATCGAATGCCTCAAACGCGAAGGCATCGACACGATTTTCGGCTACCCCGGTGGATCCGCCATCCCGATGTTCGACGCGATCCTTGATTCCAATATTAAAGTAGTGCTTTCCCGCCACGAGCAGGGTGCGACCCACATGGCCGACGGCTATGCACGCCAGACCGGCAAGGTGGGCGTCGCCCTCGTCACGAGCGGCCCGGGTGCAACAAACACGTTCACCGGCATCTACACGGCACTCATGGATTCGAGCCCCATCGTGGTGCTCGCCGCACAGACAACGACCCCGAACCTCGGCAAGGACGCCTTCCAGGAATGCGATACGAGCGGCATGACGTTCGCGGCCGTCAAGCATTCCTACCTGGTAAAGGATTCCAACGACCTCCCACGCGTGATGAAGGAAGCTTTCCACATCGCCCGCACTGGCCGCCCGGGCCCGGTGCTCATCGATCTCCCGAAGGACGTGACCGCAGGTGCATGCACCGCCCCGTTCACCGACCAGATGGACCTTCCGGGTTACAAGATTCCCACCTACGCCTCCGCAGAAAGCGTCGAGAAGGCGGCGGAATTCCTCCGCAAGTCCAAGAAGCCGTTGCTTCTCGTGGGCCACGGCGCCATGATCAGCGGGGCCAGCCGCCAGGTGCGCGAACTCGCCGAAAAGATTGGCGCTCCGGTGTGCTGCACCATGCTCGGTCTCGGCGTGTTCCCCGTTGATCACGAGCTTTCGCTCGGCATGCTCGGCATGCATGGCACCGTGTACGCGAACAAGGCCGTGCTCGACTGCGACCTGATTCTTTCCATCGGTAGCCGCTGGGATGACCGCATTACCGGCAAGCTCGATGAATTCTGCAAGAACGCGGTGAAGATGCACATCGATATCGACCCCGCCGAAGAAGGCAAGGTTCTGCAGCCCGACGTGTTCATGTGCGGCGACGCGAAGCTCGTGCTCGAGCAGCTGCTCCCGATGGTGAACAGGCTCGATACCGCCGAATGGATCAAGACCTGCCAGACCTGGAAGAAGCGCTTCCCGCTTACCTACGCGAAGCAGGGCGGCCTCCGCATGCAGCACGTGATTGCGACTGCAAGCGAACTCACCGGCGGCAAGGCCATCGTCACGACCGACGTGGGCCAGCACCAGATGTGGGTTGCACAGTTCTTCCATATAAACTATCCGCGCCAGTTGCACTCCAGCGGTGGCGCAGGCACGATGGGCTTCGGCTTCCCCGCCGCTATCGGTGCCGCATTCGGTAACGAGACCGGCTGGCCAGTGCTCAGCTTCAGCGGCGACGGCGGTTTCCAGATGACGGAAGCGGAACTCGCGACTGCAGCCATCCACAAGCTGCCCATCAAGATTTTCGTGATGGACAACAAGTACCTGGGCATGGTGCGCCAGTGGCAGGAACTCTTCTATGACCACCGCTACTCCAGCGTGGACATGATGGGCAACCCCGACTTCGTGAAGCTCGCCGAAGCCTACGGCATTCCTGGGCTCCGCATCAAGCGCCCCGCCGATGCCGAACGCGTTATCCAGAAGGCGCTCAGCTACAACGACGGCCCGATTCTCATTCACTGCGAATGCGAAAAGGAAGACAACGTGTTCCCGATGATTCCGGCAGGCGCACCGCTTACCGCCATGCTTACAGAAGCACCCAAGGCAAAACTCGAAAAGCCCACGGGATCGACGTAA
- a CDS encoding dihydrofolate reductase → MLISAIVAISKNNVIGRDGHLPWHLSADLKRFKAITTGHSIILGRKNYDDIGRPLPNRTNYVLTRNTAFEAPGCIVCSSLELALNKASAAGESECFIIGGAAVYRDAMPLVKKLYVTRVLADVDGDVFFPEWGEGWHKVSEEQFGADEKNDFPTVFEVWERE, encoded by the coding sequence ATGTTAATATCCGCTATTGTCGCAATTTCCAAGAACAACGTCATCGGGCGTGACGGGCACCTGCCGTGGCACCTGTCTGCCGACCTCAAGCGTTTCAAGGCCATCACGACGGGGCATTCCATTATCCTCGGGCGCAAGAACTACGATGATATCGGGAGGCCGCTCCCGAACCGCACGAACTACGTGCTCACGCGGAACACGGCGTTCGAGGCTCCGGGTTGCATCGTTTGCAGTAGCCTCGAACTGGCCTTGAACAAGGCTAGCGCCGCCGGCGAGAGTGAGTGCTTTATCATTGGCGGCGCCGCCGTGTACCGCGACGCGATGCCCCTCGTGAAAAAGCTGTACGTGACCCGCGTGCTTGCCGATGTCGATGGCGACGTGTTCTTCCCGGAATGGGGCGAGGGCTGGCACAAGGTGAGCGAAGAGCAGTTCGGCGCAGATGAGAAGAATGATTTCCCGACTGTGTTCGAAGTCTGGGAACGGGAATAA